A single genomic interval of Vulpes lagopus strain Blue_001 chromosome 19, ASM1834538v1, whole genome shotgun sequence harbors:
- the C19H3orf86 gene encoding uncharacterized protein C3orf86 homolog: MSKSPFGQGKKPLDTFFWVNEVSGELTYPPLKADVPEASPASVEKPQERPRSQHGSMQGAPLNDQGPSSTPAQKVAFPLPPKASLKDTGSRHSLPSLPTRGLAKAGARSSPPFSAVPVTISPPGGALPTCGSLGPTPLLPGSSLLPSPSAPWAFTCKLKNVLTGNNRFSF; encoded by the coding sequence ATGTCTAAGAGTCCATTTGGACAAGGGAAGAAACCTCTAGATACGTTTTTCTGGGTAAACGAGGTAAGTGGAGAACTCACCTACCCACCACTGAAGGCAGATGTACCTGAAGCTTCTCCAGCTTCTGTGGAGAAGCCCCAAGAGAGGCCCAGATCTCAGCATGGGAGCATGCAGGGGGCTCCTCTCAATGACCAGGGCCCATCCAGCACACCTGCGCAGAAAGTGGCCTTTCCACTGCCTCCTAAGGCTTCACTGAAAGACACTGGCTCCAGGCACTCCCTCCCATCCCTACCGACCCGCGGCCTGGCTAAGGCTGGAGCAAGGAGCTCCCCACCATTCTCAGCAGTTCCTGTTACCATCTCACCACCAGGAGGTGCTCTGCCAACATGTGGCTCCCTTGGACCAACCCCTCTACTTCCAggctcttcccttcttcccagcCCTTCTGCCCCctgggccttcacctgcaagctGAAAAATGTCCTTACTGGGAATAACcgattttccttttga